In a single window of the Ancylothrix sp. D3o genome:
- a CDS encoding ParM/StbA family protein: MATKLNTSPQKLLMALDVGGKGTKCICSLPGSTPISIWLDPEVIPIGYEAVKDVQNSSGAADPENACWIGYDGHYVAVGYLARRKFWGNSRLAELKIATAPWKALAAIWVAAQKLKLGSKFEAVVWALLPGSEIGGAAQFKKDLTLMAANFQTPTGPHQIKIEEFKCLPEGAGVFLSVTTKPEYVPVVREKVVSVAMIGYRNASVINSWKGVLDVGGTSPLGMEKLVAAVANKTGEDAEILLKTIVTLGWNPIPNDTRGIRQGMLLEKAIKDAQESYWMALRSWLLNTIPKDAGLLVFCGGTADYLRPVLEKEFGLHYKLDWHGPIMVSSRLDTRLLGNRLADAYGVFRLIIESQKVEK, from the coding sequence ATGGCTACAAAATTGAATACCAGTCCCCAAAAGCTACTTATGGCGCTGGATGTAGGGGGGAAAGGAACCAAGTGCATTTGCAGTTTACCAGGGAGCACTCCAATTTCAATTTGGCTAGATCCAGAAGTTATTCCCATTGGCTATGAGGCTGTTAAAGATGTACAAAACTCATCGGGTGCAGCAGATCCAGAGAATGCTTGCTGGATAGGATACGATGGTCATTATGTAGCGGTTGGTTATTTGGCCCGAAGGAAGTTTTGGGGAAATTCGAGGCTGGCTGAATTGAAGATAGCAACTGCACCCTGGAAAGCTTTAGCAGCAATATGGGTAGCAGCCCAGAAGTTGAAGTTAGGTTCTAAATTTGAAGCTGTTGTCTGGGCATTATTACCTGGTTCTGAAATAGGGGGAGCGGCCCAATTCAAGAAAGATTTAACATTGATGGCAGCTAATTTTCAAACGCCTACCGGCCCGCATCAAATTAAGATCGAAGAATTCAAGTGTTTACCAGAAGGAGCGGGAGTATTTCTGTCTGTTACCACTAAGCCTGAGTATGTGCCGGTGGTTAGAGAGAAGGTAGTAAGTGTGGCCATGATTGGGTATCGTAATGCCTCAGTAATTAATTCGTGGAAAGGGGTACTAGATGTAGGAGGTACTAGCCCATTAGGGATGGAAAAACTGGTGGCAGCCGTTGCTAATAAAACAGGGGAAGATGCGGAGATATTGCTTAAGACAATTGTAACGTTAGGTTGGAATCCAATTCCTAATGATACAAGGGGTATCAGGCAAGGAATGTTGCTAGAAAAAGCCATCAAAGATGCCCAAGAAAGTTATTGGATGGCTTTACGCTCATGGTTGTTAAATACTATTCCCAAGGATGCTGGGCTGTTAGTATTTTGTGGGGGCACGGCTGACTATTTGAGGCCGGTGTTAGAGAAAGAATTTGGGCTGCATTATAAACTTGATTGGCATGGGCCGATTATGGTTTCTTCACGTTTGGATACTCGTTTGTTGGGAAATCGGTTAGCAGATGCCTATGGAGTGTTCCGATTAATAATCGAATCACAAAAAGTGGAGAAATAA